A region of Bacillota bacterium DNA encodes the following proteins:
- a CDS encoding heterodisulfide reductase codes for MESGTWGEKDRAVVTVLDPEFKHEIAREPGGENIKYCFQCGTCTSGCPVAELDSRYNPRRIIRMAILGMRERVLSSDFIWLCSTCYTCYERCPQDVRITEVMNALKNMAVKAGYIHPAFRAQAELVGGHGRLYEIDEFTNEKRAELGLPALQSDLVEAVEIFGMTGLADLLSRKGA; via the coding sequence GTGGAGTCCGGCACGTGGGGAGAGAAAGACCGAGCGGTCGTCACCGTCCTCGATCCCGAGTTCAAGCACGAGATCGCCCGCGAGCCCGGGGGCGAGAACATCAAGTATTGCTTCCAGTGTGGCACGTGCACGTCAGGGTGCCCCGTGGCGGAGCTCGACAGCAGGTATAACCCGCGACGCATCATACGCATGGCGATCCTCGGGATGCGGGAGCGGGTGCTGTCGAGCGATTTCATCTGGCTGTGTTCTACCTGCTATACCTGCTATGAGCGCTGCCCGCAAGACGTGAGAATCACCGAGGTGATGAACGCCCTCAAGAACATGGCCGTGAAGGCCGGGTACATACACCCAGCCTTCCGGGCGCAGGCTGAGCTCGTCGGCGGACACGGGCGGCTGTACGAGATCGACGAGTTTACCAACGAGAAGCGCGCGGAACTCGGGCTTCCGGCTCTTCAGAGCGACTTGGTCGAGGCGGTGGAGATATTCGGGATGACGGGGCTCGCAGACCTACTTTCCCGCAAAGGTGCGTGA
- a CDS encoding disulfide reductase, which yields MRYAIFLGCTVPVRNLSYELSARRVAAELGIELADIPDFGCCGYPVKSVHHETSLLLAARNLSLAEEKGCDVCTLCSACTSVLTETARQLAADEGLLEEVNRRLGAIGRRYSGKVQVKHLARVIYEDVGLERVKKTVRRPLDAFRIASHYGCHYLKPSGIYDGFDHPEVPRSLDMLVAVTGAEPVDYATKKECCGGAILGVDENIALQMSRAKLDDIKAHGADAINLICPFCSVMYGANQRKIQAKYGTRYDLPILYYPQVLGLAMGIDAEELGLSQNPIKPKALLAKIS from the coding sequence GTGAGGTACGCGATATTCCTGGGTTGCACGGTCCCAGTGCGTAATCTCAGCTATGAGCTGTCCGCAAGGCGCGTAGCCGCTGAACTCGGCATCGAGCTTGCCGACATCCCGGACTTTGGCTGCTGCGGTTACCCGGTGAAGTCGGTTCACCACGAAACGTCGCTGCTCCTCGCGGCGAGGAATCTCTCTTTGGCCGAGGAAAAGGGGTGTGACGTCTGCACCTTGTGCAGCGCGTGCACGTCCGTCTTGACCGAGACGGCCCGACAACTCGCGGCGGACGAGGGTTTGCTTGAGGAGGTGAACCGACGCCTCGGAGCGATCGGACGGAGGTATTCCGGCAAGGTACAGGTGAAACACCTGGCACGCGTGATATACGAAGACGTGGGCCTGGAGAGGGTCAAGAAGACGGTAAGACGGCCGCTCGATGCGTTTCGCATTGCGTCTCATTACGGGTGTCATTACCTCAAGCCTTCCGGAATCTACGACGGGTTCGACCACCCCGAAGTGCCCAGGTCCCTCGACATGCTCGTGGCCGTCACAGGAGCTGAGCCCGTCGACTACGCCACAAAGAAGGAGTGCTGCGGCGGCGCGATCCTCGGGGTGGACGAGAACATTGCCCTTCAGATGAGCCGGGCGAAGCTGGACGACATAAAGGCCCACGGGGCCGACGCCATCAATTTGATATGCCCGTTCTGCAGCGTCATGTACGGAGCGAACCAGCGCAAGATCCAGGCGAAGTATGGCACCAGGTACGACCTCCCAATCCTCTATTATCCACAGGTCCTGGGGCTTGCCATGGGCATCGACGCTGAAGAGCTGGGCCTCTCCCAGAATCCCATAAAGCCGAAGGCGCTCTTGGCGAAGATCTCATGA
- a CDS encoding CoB--CoM heterodisulfide reductase iron-sulfur subunit A family protein, producing the protein MRASTPQPRIGVYVCHCGLNIAGVVDVVSVREAASLLDGVVIARDNKYTCSEVGQKTIADDIRNFALDRVVIASCSPRLHEKTFRTLLEKCGLNPFLLEMANIREQCSWVHPGDAAAATEKAKALVRSAVARARLLVPLSRSQGRVVPKAMVVGGGVAGISAALYLANTGIKTYLVEREPSIGGHMAMLDKTFPTLDCSLCILSPKMVEVAEHENIEVLSYSEVEKVDGQVGDFRVQLRRKARYVDEAKCTGCGQCASKCPVRAPDEFNRGMGERKAIYIPFPQAIPPVYVIDVEHCRYLTEGKCRVCDKVCERGAIALDQTDRVETVEVGAIVVAAGFEPYDASKKPQYGYGRYPNVITSLDFERIICADGPTHGKLKRPGDWRAPKRVAFIQCVGSRDEHRLDGAGAYCSRVCCMITAKQAFMIKEKDPAIEVYVYHTDMRTAGKGFEEFYRRARAQGIVFVRGKPGEVRGEPDGSLRVVCEDLDSGCVLDMRFDLVVLAVGLAPPRGLAELAQRLNLSRSADGFLLEGHPKLRPFETSIDGVYLAGCVQSPKDIPDSVAQAGGAAAAAAATCSRERIEMDPLGPVIDEQLCIGCRLCETLCPYGAIKMERTDRGYKARAVEVACKGCGVCGASCSTRAITMKHYSTSQLVAQAEALLEVG; encoded by the coding sequence ATGCGGGCATCTACGCCACAGCCGAGAATCGGCGTTTACGTGTGCCACTGCGGCCTTAACATCGCCGGCGTTGTCGACGTGGTCTCCGTGAGGGAGGCCGCTTCCTTGCTCGACGGGGTGGTGATCGCCCGCGACAACAAGTACACTTGCAGCGAGGTCGGGCAGAAAACCATCGCCGACGACATCAGGAACTTCGCGCTTGACCGCGTGGTGATCGCGTCTTGCTCGCCGAGGCTTCACGAGAAGACGTTTCGGACGCTCCTTGAAAAGTGCGGTCTCAACCCGTTCCTTCTCGAGATGGCGAACATACGGGAGCAATGTTCATGGGTGCACCCGGGTGACGCTGCGGCCGCAACGGAGAAGGCCAAGGCGCTCGTGCGGTCGGCTGTGGCCAGGGCGAGGCTTCTCGTCCCGCTTTCTCGCAGCCAGGGGCGGGTCGTGCCCAAGGCCATGGTGGTGGGAGGCGGCGTTGCGGGAATATCCGCCGCGCTCTACCTGGCCAATACGGGGATAAAGACCTATCTCGTTGAGCGCGAGCCGTCCATCGGAGGCCATATGGCCATGCTCGACAAGACGTTTCCGACCCTTGACTGCAGCCTCTGCATCCTTTCACCCAAAATGGTGGAGGTCGCCGAGCATGAGAATATCGAGGTCTTGAGCTACTCTGAGGTGGAGAAAGTCGATGGTCAGGTCGGGGACTTCCGAGTGCAACTGAGACGCAAGGCACGCTACGTTGATGAGGCCAAGTGCACTGGTTGCGGGCAGTGCGCGTCCAAGTGCCCCGTGAGGGCGCCCGACGAGTTCAACCGTGGCATGGGTGAGCGGAAGGCAATCTACATTCCGTTTCCTCAGGCCATTCCGCCCGTGTATGTGATCGACGTGGAACACTGCAGGTATCTGACAGAGGGCAAGTGCAGGGTGTGCGACAAGGTGTGCGAGCGCGGTGCGATCGCGCTTGACCAGACTGACCGCGTGGAGACGGTCGAGGTCGGCGCCATCGTCGTGGCTGCAGGGTTCGAGCCATACGACGCGTCGAAAAAGCCGCAGTATGGCTACGGCCGTTACCCCAATGTCATCACCAGTCTCGACTTCGAGAGGATCATCTGCGCCGACGGACCCACCCACGGCAAACTGAAGAGGCCGGGCGACTGGAGAGCTCCGAAGCGCGTGGCGTTCATACAGTGTGTTGGATCCCGCGACGAGCATCGCCTGGACGGAGCTGGGGCCTACTGCTCCCGCGTGTGCTGCATGATCACGGCGAAGCAGGCGTTCATGATCAAGGAAAAGGACCCCGCCATCGAGGTGTACGTATACCACACCGACATGCGGACCGCCGGGAAGGGGTTCGAGGAGTTCTATCGGCGCGCAAGAGCGCAGGGAATAGTCTTCGTTCGGGGCAAGCCAGGCGAGGTCCGTGGGGAGCCAGACGGATCGCTCCGCGTGGTCTGCGAAGACCTCGACTCCGGGTGCGTTCTCGACATGCGTTTCGACCTGGTGGTGCTCGCGGTGGGGCTCGCGCCGCCCAGGGGCCTCGCAGAGCTCGCCCAGCGTCTGAACCTTTCGCGCAGCGCGGACGGGTTCCTCTTGGAAGGGCACCCGAAGCTTCGCCCCTTCGAGACGTCCATTGACGGTGTCTACCTCGCGGGCTGCGTTCAGTCTCCCAAGGACATCCCTGACAGCGTCGCCCAGGCGGGAGGCGCCGCAGCGGCCGCTGCGGCGACGTGCTCGCGGGAGCGGATAGAAATGGACCCGCTTGGCCCGGTCATCGACGAGCAGCTTTGCATCGGCTGCAGGCTATGCGAGACGCTCTGCCCATACGGGGCGATCAAGATGGAAAGGACCGACAGGGGGTACAAAGCGAGAGCCGTTGAAGTTGCGTGCAAAGGCTGTGGCGTATGCGGTGCCTCGTGCTCCACGAGGGCGATAACGATGAAGCATTACTCCACAAGCCAGCTTGTTGCGCAGGCGGAAGCGCTCCTGGAGGTGGGCTAG
- the gcvH gene encoding glycine cleavage system protein GcvH, with amino-acid sequence MEVKGYLLPDDLYYEPNHSWGRVEGDVVTVGINDFAQKLAGEFVSVDLPAVGRKVHQGKPAAAVESGKWVGRVYAVVTGEVIEVNEDLEDDPTLLNTDPYGEGWVFKVKMDDPAQLANLMRGDRAVRWLEEEIEKHAK; translated from the coding sequence GTGGAAGTCAAAGGCTACCTTCTCCCGGACGACCTCTACTACGAGCCGAATCATAGCTGGGGCAGGGTGGAGGGCGACGTCGTGACGGTCGGGATCAACGACTTCGCCCAGAAGCTTGCGGGGGAGTTCGTGTCGGTGGATCTCCCGGCGGTCGGCAGGAAGGTGCACCAAGGAAAGCCCGCGGCCGCGGTCGAATCCGGCAAGTGGGTGGGACGCGTGTACGCGGTTGTCACCGGCGAAGTCATCGAGGTGAACGAGGATCTGGAAGACGACCCGACGCTTCTGAACACAGACCCGTATGGAGAGGGCTGGGTCTTCAAGGTGAAAATGGATGATCCCGCGCAGCTGGCGAATCTGATGCGGGGAGACAGGGCGGTCAGGTGGCTCGAGGAAGAGATAGAAAAGCACGCGAAATGA